The Flavobacteriales bacterium genome has a window encoding:
- a CDS encoding CBS domain-containing protein, whose product MKKRTPISKIMSSDIITINKTQSIREVSDIIKNKNIHHVPVVSGDKVIGMLSKVDLQKISFVNTVDGDELTTALYDGLNIEQVMTKDVKVVQKDDTIYDVATILSKNEFHSLPVLEKDKLVGIVTTTDLIKYLVDQF is encoded by the coding sequence ATGAAAAAAAGAACACCTATTTCAAAGATTATGTCAAGCGATATAATTACCATCAACAAAACCCAATCAATTCGTGAGGTTAGCGATATCATTAAGAATAAAAACATTCACCATGTCCCAGTTGTGTCAGGAGATAAGGTAATTGGTATGCTTAGTAAAGTTGATTTACAGAAAATTTCATTTGTCAATACCGTTGATGGAGATGAGCTTACTACAGCGCTTTATGATGGGCTGAACATAGAGCAAGTCATGACAAAAGATGTAAAAGTGGTACAAAAAGACGATACCATTTATGATGTTGCTACCATTTTATCAAAAAATGAATTTCATTCTCTACCTGTTTTAGAAAAAGATAAATTGGTAGGCATCGTTACCACTACTGATTTAATTAAATATTTAGTAGATCAGTTTTAG